The Pseudarthrobacter sulfonivorans genome includes a window with the following:
- a CDS encoding DegT/DnrJ/EryC1/StrS family aminotransferase has translation MTAETVLARINVMEPWLGDKEARAVADVLASGLLSQGPKVREFEARFSASQEVRHAVATSSSTTALHLALIVAGIGPGDDVVVPSLAFIATANAVTYIGARPVFCDVDPATGTVTAATVRAALTLDTRAVIVVDQAGVPVDLDPVRELCDRHEITVIEDAGCAVGSEYKGRPVGSGADISVWSFHQDNVLTTGEGGMLTTHRADWAARARSLRGHSLNVPAADRRGSRIAAPEVYVEVGFDYQMTDLQATVGIVQLGRLGEIVARRREIAAKYEAGLSGLAGLRFVTDPPYGTANFQSFWVEVLPDFAIDREELLARLADAGISARRGAMAAHRQPAYRWRETGNAGLQNTERLTDRTLVLPIFHGLDNVGLNRVMNSVRAAAGVRR, from the coding sequence GTGACTGCGGAAACCGTCCTTGCCCGCATCAACGTCATGGAACCCTGGCTCGGCGACAAAGAAGCCCGAGCCGTGGCGGACGTCCTGGCCTCCGGTCTGCTCTCGCAAGGGCCCAAGGTCAGGGAGTTCGAAGCGAGGTTCAGCGCCTCTCAAGAAGTGCGCCACGCTGTCGCAACCTCCAGCAGTACCACCGCACTGCACTTGGCGCTGATAGTGGCCGGCATCGGTCCCGGCGATGACGTGGTGGTGCCGTCGCTGGCCTTCATCGCCACGGCGAATGCGGTGACGTATATCGGGGCACGGCCGGTTTTCTGCGACGTGGACCCCGCCACCGGAACCGTGACTGCGGCCACGGTCCGGGCGGCATTGACCCTGGATACGCGGGCCGTGATCGTGGTGGACCAGGCTGGCGTGCCCGTTGACCTGGACCCCGTCCGCGAGCTGTGCGACCGTCACGAAATCACTGTGATCGAAGACGCCGGCTGCGCGGTTGGCTCGGAATACAAGGGCAGGCCCGTGGGCTCGGGGGCCGACATTTCCGTGTGGTCGTTCCACCAGGACAATGTGCTGACCACTGGCGAGGGCGGCATGCTGACAACCCACCGGGCGGACTGGGCGGCACGGGCCCGGAGCCTCCGCGGCCACTCCCTGAACGTGCCGGCGGCGGACCGTCGCGGATCCCGCATTGCCGCGCCGGAGGTGTACGTCGAGGTCGGCTTCGACTACCAGATGACGGATCTGCAGGCCACCGTCGGCATCGTGCAGCTGGGCCGGCTGGGCGAGATAGTGGCTCGCCGCCGGGAGATCGCCGCGAAGTATGAGGCAGGGCTTTCCGGCCTGGCTGGTCTGCGGTTTGTGACCGACCCACCATACGGGACGGCCAACTTCCAGTCCTTTTGGGTCGAAGTCCTCCCGGATTTCGCCATTGACCGCGAAGAGCTCCTGGCCCGCCTGGCCGATGCCGGAATTTCGGCGCGCCGCGGCGCCATGGCGGCTCACCGGCAGCCTGCCTACCGGTGGCGCGAAACTGGCAACGCAGGGCTCCAGAACACCGAACGGCTGACGGACCGAACCCTGGTTCTCCCGATTTTCCACGGCCTAGACAACGTGGGCCTGAACCGGGTCATGAACAGCGTACGGGCGGCCGCCGGTGTACGCCGGTGA